Proteins co-encoded in one Maylandia zebra isolate NMK-2024a linkage group LG16, Mzebra_GT3a, whole genome shotgun sequence genomic window:
- the hce2l2 gene encoding hatching enzyme 1.2, translating into MERIILLCMVSICLSAVQAQKFLFNQKWGPAGYKEWRGVNEETAMDKIIKTNELKATQIIDGATTLREGDIAVSSGTPPRICFARSCLWSKSVDGHVYIAYNLSPEYNDMDTMLIKTGMANIEQGTCVRFVPRTHQRDYIDIQPKSGCWSYLGARGGRQTVSLQIPNCVQVGVVSHEFMHTLGFVHEQSRLDRDNYVTIMWPNISRDRLRNFEKFKTDTLDLPYDYGSILHFGKYAYSQRGEATILPKDNNNIQLGQALSLSHIDKLKINRLYNCDDMDD; encoded by the exons ATGGAGCGGATTATACTCCTCTGCATGGTTTCTATTTGTCTCTCAGCTGTGCAAGCTCAG AAATTTTTGTTCAACCAAAAGTGGGGTCCCGCTGGCTACAAAG aatgGAGAGGGGTCAATGAAGAAACGGCAATGGATAAAATCATTAAAACCAACGAGCTTAAAG CTACGCAAATCATCGATGGCGCCACCACCCTCAGAGAGGGAGATATTGCTGTTTCCTCCGGAACACCCCCCAGAATCTGCTTTGCACGGAGCTGCCTGTGGTCCAAATCAGTGGATGGACATGTCTACATTGCATATAACCTCTCACCTGAATACA ATGACATGGATACAATGCTGATAAAGACAGGTATGGCCAACATAGAGCAAGGTACCTGTGTGCGTTTTGTTCCACGGACTCACCAGAGAGACTACATCGACATCCAGCCAAAGTCAGG TTGCTGGTCCTACCTTGGTGCGCGTGGTGGAAGGCAGACTGTGTCTCTCCAGATCCCTAACTGCGTCCAGGTTGGAGTGGTTTCCCATGAATTCATGCACACCTTGGGCTTTGTGCACGAGCAGTCCCGCTTAGATCGGGACAACTATGTCACCATCATGTGGCCAAATATTTCAAGAG ATCGGTTGAGAAACTTTGAGAAGTTCAAGACTGACACTCTGGATCTGCCCTATGACTATGGCTCGATTCTGCACTTTGGAAA ATATGCCTACTCCCAGCGTGGGGAAGCAACCATCCTTCCAaaggacaacaacaacatccaGCTGGGCCAGGCTTTATCTCTCAGCCACATTGACAAGCTAAAAATCAACAGACTTTATAATTGTG ATGACATGGATGATTAG
- the hce2l1 gene encoding hatching enzyme 1.2, with amino-acid sequence MHSSIILLVILFGLLTQANTIPVKNSTGVHEGKVRLKRKFSEENIEHDEMTTMDQILEVNRKIRAPRGMSIRDGDIAVSHVRSAITCPGNTCLWPKSVDGFVYVPYIISPLYDDMDRITIETGMQDISAGTCVKFVPRTHEGNFLDVQPRYGCWSFLGQTGGSQTLSLQTPGCMWSGIAAHEFMHALGFVHEQSRSDRDNYVTIIWKNIMPEHIHNFRKQVTNNLNSPYDYNSVMHYGRYAFSEDGGPTIIPKPDPYIPIGQRDGPSVMDLHKINILYNCATDD; translated from the exons ATGCATTCTTCCATTATACTTCTGGTTATCTTGTTTGGCTTGCTGACCCAGGCGAACACAATACCTGTTAAA AATTCGACTGGTGTGCACGAGGGGAAAGTGAGGTTGAAAAGGAAATTCTCTG AGGAAAATATAGAGCATGATGAAATGACCACAATGGATCAAATCCTGGAGGTCAATCGCA AGATACGAGCCCCAAGAGGAATGTCAATAAGGGACGGCGATATTGCTGTTTCTCATGTAAGGAGTGCCATAACCTGCCCCGGCAACACCTGTCTGTGGCCTAAATCTGTAGATGGATTTGTCTATGTACCCTACATCATCTCTCCACTGTATG ACGACATGGACAGAATCACCATAGAAACTGGAATGCAAGACATTTCCGCTGGAACATGCGTTAAATTTGTTCCCCGCACTCACGAAGGCAACTTCCTTGACGTTCAGCCTAGATATGG CTGCTGGTCATTTCTGGGGCAGACTGGGGGAAGCCAGACCCTGTCACTGCAGACTCCTGGGTGCATGTGGTCGGGAATCGCTGCTCATGAATTCATGCATGCTCTCGGCTTCGTACACGAGCAATCCCGATCAGACCGTGACAACTATGTCACAATTATATGGAAAAACATCATGCCAG aGCACATACATAACTTCAGGAAACAGGTGACAAACAATCTCAACAGCCCATATGACTACAACTCTGTCATGCATTATGGACG ATATGCCTTCTCTGAAGATGGCGGACCAACAATAATCCCCAAACCAGATCCCTATATCCCCATCGGCCAGCGAGATGGTCCTAGCGTAATGGATCTTCATAAAATAAATATCCTCTATAACTGCG CTACCGATGACTAA
- the tra2b gene encoding transformer-2 protein homolog beta isoform X3 — translation MSDNDKGRESRSASRSVSPRGSGKSGSQSPAQSPAHSKGGSHCSRSKSRSRSKSWSHSHRSRRHYSRSRSRSRSYHHRSHSRSYSGERRRRSHSHSPMSNRRRHIGNRANPDPNCCLGVFGLSLYTTERDLRDVFSKYGPLEDVSIVYDQQSRRSRGFAFVYFENTDDAKEAKERANGMELDGRTIRVDFSITKRPHTPTPGIYMGRPTYGGGGPSGPRRYSRDYDRGYDRGYDRGYDRGGYDRYDDRDYYRSYRRRSPSPYYRGAYRSRSRSRSYSPRRY, via the exons ATGAGCGATAACGACAAAGGCCGG GAGTCTCGCTCTGCATCCAGGAGCGTGAGCCCACGGGGCTCTGGGAAGTCGGGGAGCCAGTCCCCAGCTCAATCCCCTGCCCACTCAAAAGGAGGCTCCCACTGCTCCCGCTCCAAATCTCGGTCAAGGTCAAAATCTTG GTCACATTCCCACCGCTCACGGAGACACTACAGCCGATCCCGCTCCCGATCACGGTCCTATCATCACCGATCTCACAGTAGGTCCTACAGCGGAGAGCGTCGGCGCAGAAGCCACAGCCATTCACCCATGTCCAATCGTCGGAGGCACATTGGCAACCGT GCTAATCCAGATCCGAATTGCTGCCTGGGAGTCTTTGGCCTGAGCTTGTACACCACAGAGAGGGATCTGAGGGACGTCTTCTCCAAATACGGCCCCCTGGAGGATGTTTCCATTGTGTATGACCAGCAATCGAGGCGCTCCAGGGGCTTTGCTTTTGTGTATTTCGAGAACACAGATGATGCCAAAGAG GCGAAGGAGCGAGCCAATGGCATGGAGCTGGACGGGCGTACAATCAGGGTGGACTTCTCCATCACAAAAAGACCTCACACCCCAACACCTGGAATTTACATGGGCCGGCCCACATA CGGAGGAGGCGGCCCAAGCGGTCCCCGACGCTATTCACGTGACTACGACCGTGGTTACGACCGTGGATACGACCGTGGATATGACCGAGGTGGATACGACCGCTATGATGACAGGGACTACTACAGATCATACAG AAGGCGATCTCCTTCACCTTACTACAGAGGCGCTTACAGGTCTCGATCGAGGTCACGGTCTTATTCTCCCC GTCGATATTGA
- the tra2b gene encoding transformer-2 protein homolog beta isoform X1: protein MTTQHSYFTTLNSCTFHRIVLIFKYTVIFWQMYVLITSLVLIKKCVWFVQESRSASRSVSPRGSGKSGSQSPAQSPAHSKGGSHCSRSKSRSRSKSWSHSHRSRRHYSRSRSRSRSYHHRSHSRSYSGERRRRSHSHSPMSNRRRHIGNRANPDPNCCLGVFGLSLYTTERDLRDVFSKYGPLEDVSIVYDQQSRRSRGFAFVYFENTDDAKEAKERANGMELDGRTIRVDFSITKRPHTPTPGIYMGRPTYGGGGPSGPRRYSRDYDRGYDRGYDRGYDRGGYDRYDDRDYYRSYRRRSPSPYYRGAYRSRSRSRSYSPRRY, encoded by the exons ATGACTACACAGCACTCCTATTTCACAACCCTAAATTCCTGTACTTTTCACAGGATAGTCttaatttttaaatacacagtaaTATTTTGGCAAATGTATGTGTTGATCACTTCATTGGTGCTgataaaaaaatgtgtgtggtTCGTTCAGGAGTCTCGCTCTGCATCCAGGAGCGTGAGCCCACGGGGCTCTGGGAAGTCGGGGAGCCAGTCCCCAGCTCAATCCCCTGCCCACTCAAAAGGAGGCTCCCACTGCTCCCGCTCCAAATCTCGGTCAAGGTCAAAATCTTG GTCACATTCCCACCGCTCACGGAGACACTACAGCCGATCCCGCTCCCGATCACGGTCCTATCATCACCGATCTCACAGTAGGTCCTACAGCGGAGAGCGTCGGCGCAGAAGCCACAGCCATTCACCCATGTCCAATCGTCGGAGGCACATTGGCAACCGT GCTAATCCAGATCCGAATTGCTGCCTGGGAGTCTTTGGCCTGAGCTTGTACACCACAGAGAGGGATCTGAGGGACGTCTTCTCCAAATACGGCCCCCTGGAGGATGTTTCCATTGTGTATGACCAGCAATCGAGGCGCTCCAGGGGCTTTGCTTTTGTGTATTTCGAGAACACAGATGATGCCAAAGAG GCGAAGGAGCGAGCCAATGGCATGGAGCTGGACGGGCGTACAATCAGGGTGGACTTCTCCATCACAAAAAGACCTCACACCCCAACACCTGGAATTTACATGGGCCGGCCCACATA CGGAGGAGGCGGCCCAAGCGGTCCCCGACGCTATTCACGTGACTACGACCGTGGTTACGACCGTGGATACGACCGTGGATATGACCGAGGTGGATACGACCGCTATGATGACAGGGACTACTACAGATCATACAG AAGGCGATCTCCTTCACCTTACTACAGAGGCGCTTACAGGTCTCGATCGAGGTCACGGTCTTATTCTCCCC GTCGATATTGA
- the tra2b gene encoding transformer-2 protein homolog beta isoform X2: protein MTTQHSYFTTLNSCTFHRIVLIFKYTVIFWQMYVLITSLVLIKKCVWFVQESRSASRSVSPRGSGKSGSQSPAQSPAHSKGGSHCSRSKSRSRSKSWSHSHRSRRHYSRSRSRSRSYHHRSHSRSYSGERRRRSHSHSPMSNRRRHIGNRANPDPNCCLGVFGLSLYTTERDLRDVFSKYGPLEDVSIVYDQQSRRSRGFAFVYFENTDDAKEAKERANGMELDGRTIRVDFSITKRPHTPTPGIYMGRPTYGGGGPSGPRRYSRDYDRGYDRGYDRGYDRGGYDRYDDRDYYRSYRRSPSPYYRGAYRSRSRSRSYSPRRY, encoded by the exons ATGACTACACAGCACTCCTATTTCACAACCCTAAATTCCTGTACTTTTCACAGGATAGTCttaatttttaaatacacagtaaTATTTTGGCAAATGTATGTGTTGATCACTTCATTGGTGCTgataaaaaaatgtgtgtggtTCGTTCAGGAGTCTCGCTCTGCATCCAGGAGCGTGAGCCCACGGGGCTCTGGGAAGTCGGGGAGCCAGTCCCCAGCTCAATCCCCTGCCCACTCAAAAGGAGGCTCCCACTGCTCCCGCTCCAAATCTCGGTCAAGGTCAAAATCTTG GTCACATTCCCACCGCTCACGGAGACACTACAGCCGATCCCGCTCCCGATCACGGTCCTATCATCACCGATCTCACAGTAGGTCCTACAGCGGAGAGCGTCGGCGCAGAAGCCACAGCCATTCACCCATGTCCAATCGTCGGAGGCACATTGGCAACCGT GCTAATCCAGATCCGAATTGCTGCCTGGGAGTCTTTGGCCTGAGCTTGTACACCACAGAGAGGGATCTGAGGGACGTCTTCTCCAAATACGGCCCCCTGGAGGATGTTTCCATTGTGTATGACCAGCAATCGAGGCGCTCCAGGGGCTTTGCTTTTGTGTATTTCGAGAACACAGATGATGCCAAAGAG GCGAAGGAGCGAGCCAATGGCATGGAGCTGGACGGGCGTACAATCAGGGTGGACTTCTCCATCACAAAAAGACCTCACACCCCAACACCTGGAATTTACATGGGCCGGCCCACATA CGGAGGAGGCGGCCCAAGCGGTCCCCGACGCTATTCACGTGACTACGACCGTGGTTACGACCGTGGATACGACCGTGGATATGACCGAGGTGGATACGACCGCTATGATGACAGGGACTACTACAGATCATACAG GCGATCTCCTTCACCTTACTACAGAGGCGCTTACAGGTCTCGATCGAGGTCACGGTCTTATTCTCCCC GTCGATATTGA
- the tra2b gene encoding transformer-2 protein homolog beta isoform X4: MSNRRRHIGNRANPDPNCCLGVFGLSLYTTERDLRDVFSKYGPLEDVSIVYDQQSRRSRGFAFVYFENTDDAKEAKERANGMELDGRTIRVDFSITKRPHTPTPGIYMGRPTYGGGGPSGPRRYSRDYDRGYDRGYDRGYDRGGYDRYDDRDYYRSYRRRSPSPYYRGAYRSRSRSRSYSPRRY; the protein is encoded by the exons ATGTCCAATCGTCGGAGGCACATTGGCAACCGT GCTAATCCAGATCCGAATTGCTGCCTGGGAGTCTTTGGCCTGAGCTTGTACACCACAGAGAGGGATCTGAGGGACGTCTTCTCCAAATACGGCCCCCTGGAGGATGTTTCCATTGTGTATGACCAGCAATCGAGGCGCTCCAGGGGCTTTGCTTTTGTGTATTTCGAGAACACAGATGATGCCAAAGAG GCGAAGGAGCGAGCCAATGGCATGGAGCTGGACGGGCGTACAATCAGGGTGGACTTCTCCATCACAAAAAGACCTCACACCCCAACACCTGGAATTTACATGGGCCGGCCCACATA CGGAGGAGGCGGCCCAAGCGGTCCCCGACGCTATTCACGTGACTACGACCGTGGTTACGACCGTGGATACGACCGTGGATATGACCGAGGTGGATACGACCGCTATGATGACAGGGACTACTACAGATCATACAG AAGGCGATCTCCTTCACCTTACTACAGAGGCGCTTACAGGTCTCGATCGAGGTCACGGTCTTATTCTCCCC GTCGATATTGA